The DNA window agaatttgaagaaggagaccatgttttccttaaggttactccgactacgggagtaggtagggagattaaagcaaagaagttgaatcctcgatacattggtccatttcaaatcctggagagggttggaccggtggcgtatcggatggctctacctcctcatctttcgaacctgcacgacgtgtttcacgtgtcgcagcttcggaagtacactcctgatgctagccatgtgttagaacctgagtcggttcagttaagggaagatttgacgcttccaattgctccagtcagaattgatgatactagtatcaaacggttgcatggaaaagaggtttcattagtcaaagtggcatggagtcgaggcggtgttgaggaacacacttgggaacttgagtcggagatgcgaacggattatccgcacttattctcaggtaattgcatttgaattttgtgggcaaaattcccaattaggtgggtaga is part of the Arachis duranensis cultivar V14167 chromosome 1, aradu.V14167.gnm2.J7QH, whole genome shotgun sequence genome and encodes:
- the LOC127745703 gene encoding uncharacterized protein LOC127745703, giving the protein GDHVFLKVTPTTGVGREIKAKKLNPRYIGPFQILERVGPVAYRMALPPHLSNLHDVFHVSQLRKYTPDASHVLEPESVQLREDLTLPIAPVRIDDTSIKRLHGKEVSLVKVAWSRGGVEEHTWELESEMRTDYPH